In a single window of the Gammaproteobacteria bacterium genome:
- a CDS encoding biotin--[acetyl-CoA-carboxylase] ligase, with protein IQAIESGREPNLGAQPTLGVKWPNDIVVGEKKLAGILVEMRGESYGPVDIVMGVGVNLDLPVAWHEQIDQPATDIKAVYGKPLLRNQLAADLISRLVDTCQRFDESGFDPFKEPWSQRDQYRYKQVALRIGGTLHKGISQGVDKSGALLLQQGDKQRTFHSGEISGLEQ; from the coding sequence ATTCAGGCGATTGAATCTGGGCGCGAGCCAAACCTTGGGGCGCAGCCTACTCTTGGAGTAAAATGGCCTAACGATATCGTTGTTGGAGAGAAGAAGCTGGCAGGTATTTTGGTTGAAATGCGTGGCGAGAGCTATGGCCCTGTTGATATTGTGATGGGTGTCGGTGTCAATCTCGATTTGCCTGTGGCTTGGCATGAGCAGATTGACCAGCCAGCGACGGATATAAAAGCTGTGTATGGAAAACCACTATTGCGTAATCAGCTTGCCGCAGATTTGATCTCGCGTCTAGTAGACACTTGCCAGCGTTTTGATGAAAGTGGTTTCGACCCCTTCAAAGAACCATGGTCGCAGCGTGATCAATATCGCTATAAGCAGGTGGCACTACGTATAGGAGGCACACTACATAAAGGCATTAGCCAAGGTGTTGATAAAAGTGGTGCATTGTTATTACAACAAGGTGACAAGCAACGTACATTTCACTCTGGTGAAATATCTGGTCTAGAGCAATGA
- a CDS encoding type III pantothenate kinase, which yields MMLLVDVGNTRIKWAMAHGDILSEQGAISHQLDVENNFQQFAILDQHWSELGMPERVVIANGTGAMQMQHIESWVKQHWLCPVSYLTTPKIQLGVTNAYARHQDLGIDRWLGLLAGHHLVDGAVCIIDCGTAVTVDAIDVNGRHLGGCIVAGLAMMRNALNQTGKINVQPVRAENALSAVNASTKTAIYCGTLYAVSKAVDAIIVDMKNVLASDVSCIITGGDAKLIQPLLCENTVYEKDWLLKGMAVSVSQ from the coding sequence ATGATGTTACTGGTTGATGTGGGTAATACTCGAATAAAGTGGGCTATGGCGCATGGTGATATTTTGTCTGAGCAAGGTGCTATTTCACACCAATTGGACGTAGAAAATAATTTTCAGCAGTTCGCTATTTTGGATCAGCACTGGTCTGAGCTCGGTATGCCTGAAAGAGTAGTCATTGCAAATGGCACTGGCGCAATGCAAATGCAGCATATCGAATCGTGGGTAAAGCAACATTGGCTGTGTCCAGTGAGCTATTTAACAACGCCAAAAATACAGCTTGGCGTGACCAATGCCTATGCTCGCCATCAAGATCTTGGTATCGATAGATGGTTAGGCCTGCTCGCGGGTCATCACCTTGTTGATGGTGCTGTTTGTATTATTGATTGCGGCACGGCCGTTACAGTCGATGCTATTGATGTTAATGGCCGCCATCTTGGCGGTTGTATCGTTGCTGGTTTGGCAATGATGCGTAATGCGCTTAACCAGACGGGGAAAATCAATGTACAGCCGGTACGAGCTGAAAATGCATTGTCAGCTGTTAACGCATCAACAAAAACAGCAATCTATTGCGGCACCCTCTATGCCGTCAGCAAAGCGGTTGATGCCATTATTGTTGACATGAAAAATGTACTAGCCAGTGATGTGAGCTGTATTATCACGGGTGGTGACGCTAAGTTGATTCAGCCCTTATTGTGCGAAAATACAGTTTACGAAAAAGATTGGTTGTTGAAAGGGATGGCGGTTTCAGTGAGTCAATAA